The genomic window ACTTTCAATGGCTTCTCTTGGAGCAAAAAATATAAAGGAGATGCAACTTGTTGAAATCGCTATTGCTCCGAGTGTTAAAACAGAAGGTAAAATATATCAGTCAGTCAAAAAACTTCAAAGAGAAAAATGAAAAAGTTTGTACATCTTCATTTACATACTGAATACAGTTTGCTTGATGGAATGTGTAGGATTGAAGAAGTTGTTCCTCTCGCTCATAAATATGGAATGAATTCTCTGCCAATTACAGACCATGGAACAATGGCAGGTATTATAAAGTTTTATTCAAGTTGTATTGAGAGTGGTATTAAACCCATAATTGGAAGTGAAATGTATGTTGCTCCAAAGTCGCGATTTGATAGAAAAACAGATGAACAGAGATCATCATTTCATTTAACCTTACTTGCAAAAGATAAAGATGGTTATAAAAATTTAATGAAACTCTCAACCATTTCTTATCTTGAAGGTATTTATTATAAACCAAGGATAGATAAAGAGGTTTTATCTCAATATTCTAAGGGACTTATAGGACTTTCAGGATGTCTTCAGGGAGAGATAGCATGGTATTTAAGAAACGATGATTTTCAGAAAGCAATTGAAACTGCGGGAATTTATTCTGAAATCTTTGGAAAAGATAATTTTTATATTGAAGTTATGCTTTTAAATATGGAGGAAGAGAAAAAAATTGTAACACTTTTAATTGAATTGAGTAAAAAGACAGGGATTAAACTTGTTGCTACAAATGATTGTCATTATATTTATAAAAATGATAAACTTGCACATGAAATTCTTTTATGCATTCAGACAAGGACAAAAATAGATGACCCGAATAGATTCAAATTTCAAACAGACCAGATATATTTTAAAAAACCTGAAGAAATGATAGAAACATTTAAAGAAATTCCAGAGGCAATTGATACAACATTAGAAATAAGTGAAAAATGTAATCTGACCTTTGATTTTGGGAAATATCACCTTCCAAAATTTACTCCACCTTCAAATAAAACGGTTGATGAGTTTCTTGAAGAACTGATTAAAAAGGGTTTAAAGGAAAAATTTGGAATTGAAGTAGATAATCTTGAAGGAAAAAGTGATAACGAAATTCTTAAAAGAGTATCTTATGAGTTTAAAATTATAAAACAGATGGGATTTTCCGGATACTTTTTAATAATAAATGATTTTGTAAATTATGCAAAAAGTAAGGGGATAAGAGTTGGTCCGGGAAGGGGTTCTGCTGCAGGAAGTTTAATCGCTTATTTACTTGATATAACTCAAATAAATCCAATTTCTTACAACCTTATTTTTGAAAGATTTTTAAATCCCGAGAGAATAAGTTTACCGGATATAGATATTGATTTCTGTGATAGAAGAAGGGAAGAAGTTATTGATTATATCAAGAAAAAATATGGAGAGAATAATGTGTGTCAGATAGGAACTTATGGTACAATGCAGGCGAGAGCGGTTGTTAAAGATGTTGGCAGGGTTTTGAATTTTACATTTACAGAAGCGGATAGAATTTCAAAACTTATTACCCATGAACATGAAACACTGAAACAGGAACTGAATGAAAATCCAGAATTAAAATCCCTTAAAGAAAGTGATGAAAAGATAAAACAGTTATTTGACATTTCAGTAAAACTTGAAGGACTTGCAAGGCATTCATCCATACATCCTGCAGGTATTGTAATAACTGAAAGGGATGTAAGTGAGTATGTTCCCTTATTTAAAGGTCAAAATGGTGAAATTGCAACTCAATATGAATTTGAATGTATAGAGAAAATTGGGCTTTTAAAAATAGATATACTCGGACTTAAAACACTTTCAGTTATAGAAGACACACTGAATTTAATAAAAGAGAGAAAAGGGATTGAAATTAAAGAATTCCCTTTTGATGATGAGAAAACATATCAATTACTGTCAAAAGGAGAAACAATAGGTGTATTCCAACTTGAAAGTGAAGGGATGCGAAATTTGTTGAGAGAAATTCAGCCGCAGAAATTTGAAGATATTATAGCGGTTTTGGCTTTATACAGACCGGGTCCAATGAAAAGCGGTATGGTCAGAGAATATATTGAAAGAAAAAAGGACCCATCAAAAATTAAATATGACCATGAGATTCTTGAAGAAATTTTAAGTCCAACTTATGGAGTAATACTATATCAGGAACAGGTAATGCAGATAGCAAATAAACTCGCAAACTTCTCAATGGGAGAAGCAGATGTTTTAAGAAAAGCGATGGGTAAGAAAATTCCCTCTGAAATGGAGAAAATGAGGGAGAAATTTGTTAAAGGAGCAGTTTCCAACGGTGTAAAAAAAGAAATTGCAGAAAAAATATTTGAAAATATATCAAATTTTGCTGGCTATGGATTTAATAAATCACACAGTGCTGGTTATGCTTTAATTTCATATCAAACAGCATACTTAAAAGCAAATTATCCTCTTGAATTTATGACAGCCCTTTTAAACAGTGAAATTGGGAATCAGGACAAAATAGCAGAATATATTGAGGAATGCGAGAGAATGAATATATGGATTTTACCGCCTGACCTATGTGAAAGCGATGAAAAATTCAAAATTTTCGGTAATGATATAATATTTGGACTTTCTGCAATTAAAAATGTCGGTTCTGCTGCTATAAAATCAATTCTTGAAAGCAGAAAGG from bacterium includes these protein-coding regions:
- a CDS encoding DNA polymerase III subunit alpha, which codes for MKKFVHLHLHTEYSLLDGMCRIEEVVPLAHKYGMNSLPITDHGTMAGIIKFYSSCIESGIKPIIGSEMYVAPKSRFDRKTDEQRSSFHLTLLAKDKDGYKNLMKLSTISYLEGIYYKPRIDKEVLSQYSKGLIGLSGCLQGEIAWYLRNDDFQKAIETAGIYSEIFGKDNFYIEVMLLNMEEEKKIVTLLIELSKKTGIKLVATNDCHYIYKNDKLAHEILLCIQTRTKIDDPNRFKFQTDQIYFKKPEEMIETFKEIPEAIDTTLEISEKCNLTFDFGKYHLPKFTPPSNKTVDEFLEELIKKGLKEKFGIEVDNLEGKSDNEILKRVSYEFKIIKQMGFSGYFLIINDFVNYAKSKGIRVGPGRGSAAGSLIAYLLDITQINPISYNLIFERFLNPERISLPDIDIDFCDRRREEVIDYIKKKYGENNVCQIGTYGTMQARAVVKDVGRVLNFTFTEADRISKLITHEHETLKQELNENPELKSLKESDEKIKQLFDISVKLEGLARHSSIHPAGIVITERDVSEYVPLFKGQNGEIATQYEFECIEKIGLLKIDILGLKTLSVIEDTLNLIKERKGIEIKEFPFDDEKTYQLLSKGETIGVFQLESEGMRNLLREIQPQKFEDIIAVLALYRPGPMKSGMVREYIERKKDPSKIKYDHEILEEILSPTYGVILYQEQVMQIANKLANFSMGEADVLRKAMGKKIPSEMEKMREKFVKGAVSNGVKKEIAEKIFENISNFAGYGFNKSHSAGYALISYQTAYLKANYPLEFMTALLNSEIGNQDKIAEYIEECERMNIWILPPDLCESDEKFKIFGNDIIFGLSAIKNVGSAAIKSILESRKEGDFISLYDFCERVNLRSVNKKVIESLIKSGAFDYLGIYRSQLFAMIDDAIEHGNKMQKLKDENHVEIFTSKEIKKLTPALNGEAIKSLPEWPQTKLLSYEKEMLGVYLTGHPIEKYVALIKLYSMPFSQIEKIKDGETVIWGGILTDIKRTTTKKKAEKMAIGEIENIDGKIKGLFYPNVFAEFSQFIRANNIIFVKGKLKKDQDEIKIIVDDVATINNVKEKFLRKVEIDLKIPLGDDKFEKVKDLFLRFRGDCPVFINIITNDNKKIKIKPRNFGIDLNEEFIEELKKVIGEDCLHPGI